Proteins from a genomic interval of Ictalurus furcatus strain D&B chromosome 2, Billie_1.0, whole genome shotgun sequence:
- the LOC128625213 gene encoding E3 ubiquitin/ISG15 ligase TRIM25 isoform X3, whose product MPNCRGNYTTLADSSSEEMASNSSIIPLLLPEDELLCAICQTLLKNPVTIPCGHNFCMTCISKHWKLAFASIYCPYCRIKFPSKPVLKTNTVLCAIMEHVGKVFPTSEIVLVPDEKPICNICEEGRELSAVKTCVTCLASFCSVHSTPHMNSQVLAKHCLCTPVSDIKDLLCKKHSKVLEVFCMNHGAAICWQCTEKHRKCNMRSVEEMRTDWKAAIEPVATEAQDRKEATSELLEALNTMSEGIKNAAVKMTEDMQLCFEALMNTINHAQNRAISFIEAEKMEALQKTEKQKERLDDHLLSISLLMDKIDECINNDSYFNFLLPLPLLPAEVGQLQDVQLDGQSVERMILDIQQLNSSLESQLSTMLQRREEIREKDSSGVTFDPVTASASVILSEDDLAVTVEHNGLLTWKDYQVNKEIGFRVLCSQEFSSGQHYWEVQTPENEDSNWAVGVTYKNSHNHYQSLGQDSSSWCVRWQNKAEDKDNDKMANNMEGTKDGEVILPNSLAKEGAIKLKVPNLESKKNKLEAYLKDDKSHEGLPQDKNKRERNQALMEDVAEGEEKVSDLTEENKCTLTTMQEDKNIPKQSGTGFFASHQQEMNLISQKPPRKIGVLLDFDRGWLSFFLVSNSKVKLCYRFQALFSAPLCPTIWLRDPESTMIISK is encoded by the exons atgccaaattgtcgtggaaattacacaacactcgcagactcgtcctctgaag AGATGGCCTCCAATTCATCCATTATCCCACTGCTTCTTCCAGAAGATGAGCTATTATGCGCTATCTGCCAGACGCTCCTGAAGAATCCTGTGACTATACCATGTGGGCACAACTTTTGCATGACCTGCATCAGCAAACACTGGAAATTAGCCTTTGCATCCATTTACTGCCCCTACTGCCGCATAAAGTTCCCCTCAAAGCCGGTCCTAAAGACCAACACAGTTCTCTGTGCAATCATGGAGCATGTTGGGAAGGTGTTTCCAACATCTGAGATTGTCTTGGTTCCAGATGAAAAACCTATCTGTAACATCTGTGAGGAGGGAAGGGAGCTATCAGCAGTCAAGACCTGTGTGACATGCCTGGCTAGCTTTTGCAGTGTGCACTCCACACCCCATATGAATAGCCAAGTGCTAGCCAAACACTGCCTGTGCACACCAGTTTCAGACATCAAGGATCTGCTGTGTAAGAAGCACAGCAAAGTGCTTGAGGTGTTCTGCATGAACCATGGGGCTGCCATCTGTTGGCAGTGTACAGAAAAGCACCGCAAGTGCAACATGCGCTCAGTGGAAGAAATGAGGACAGACTGGAAG GCTGCAATTGAGCCAGTGGCAACAGAAGCTCAGGACAGAAAGGAGGCCACTAGTGAACTCTTGGAAGCTCTGAATACTATGTCAGAGGGTATAAAG AATGCTGCAGTAAAGATGACTGAAGATATGCAGCTCTGCTTTGAAGCACTGATGAACACCATTAACCATGCCCAGAACAGAGCCATATCCTTTATAGAAGCAGAGAAGATGGAGGCTCtccaaaaaacagaaaagcagaaGGAACGGTTGGATGATCATTTGCTTTCCATATCACTGCTCATGGATAAGATTGATGAGTGCATAAACAATGATTCATACTTCAACTTTCTTCTG CCTCTACCACTACTGCCTGCAGAGGTTGGTCAACTGCAGGATGTTCAACTGGATGGTCAATCTGTGGAGAGGATGATATTAGATATTCAACAACTTAACAGTAGTCTGGAATCTCAGCTCAGCACCATGCtgcagagaagagaggaaataCGAGAGAAAG ATTCCAGCGGCGTGACCTTTGATCCAGTCACTGCTAGTGCATCTGTGATTCTCTCTGAGGATGACCTGGCTGTCACAGTGGAACACAATGGGTTACTTACCTGGAAAGACTACCAAGTCAACAAGGAGATAGGCTTCAGGGTCCTGTGCTCTCAAGAGTTTAGCAGTGGGCAGCACTACTGGGAGGTTCAGACGCCGGAGAACGAAGACAGCAACTGGGCCGTGGGTGTGACGTATAAAAACAGTCACAACCATTACCAGAGCTTGGGCCAAGACAGCAGCTCCTGGTGTGTCAGGTGGCAGAACAAAGCGGAAGACAAGGATAATGACAAGATGGCTAACAATATGGAAGGAACAAAAGATGGTGAAGTAATATTACCAAACTCACTGGCTAAGGAAGGTGCCATAAAACTCAAGGTGCCCAATCTGGaatcaaagaaaaataaattggaAGCATACCTGAAAGATGATAAGAGCCATGAAGGTCTTCCACAGGACAagaacaaaagagaaagaaaccaaGCTCTGATGGAAGATGTAGCGGAAGGAGAGGAAAAAGTGTCTGATTTAACAGAGGAGAACAAATGCACTTTAACAACTATGCAGGAGGACAAAAATATCCCAAAACAGTCAGGCACTGGATTCTTTGCCTCCCATCAGCAGGAGATGAACCTGATCTCCCAGAAGCCCCCTAGGAAGATTGGTGTGTTGTTGGACTTTGACAGAGGGTGGTTGTCGTTTTTCTTGGTGTCTAACTCTAAAGTCAAGCTCTGCTACAGGTTTCAGGCCCTGTTTTCTGCTCCTCTCTGCCCCACCATATGGCTAAGAGATCCAGAGAGCACAATGATTATTAGCAAATGA
- the LOC128625213 gene encoding E3 ubiquitin/ISG15 ligase TRIM25 isoform X2, translated as MASNSSIIPLLLPEDELLCAICQTLLKNPVTIPCGHNFCMTCISKHWKLAFASIYCPYCRIKFPSKPVLKTNTVLCAIMEHVGKVFPTSEIVLVPDEKPICNICEEGRELSAVKTCVTCLASFCSVHSTPHMNSQVLAKHCLCTPVSDIKDLLCKKHSKVLEVFCMNHGAAICWQCTEKHRKCNMRSVEEMRTDWKAAIEPVATEAQDRKEATSELLEALNTMSEGIKNAAVKMTEDMQLCFEALMNTINHAQNRAISFIEAEKMEALQKTEKQKERLDDHLLSISLLMDKIDECINNDSYFNFLLPLPLLPAEVGQLQDVQLDGQSVERMILDIQQLNSSLESQLSTMLQRREEIREKDMTSDDFRVVSGRSKKRSNLLKYSSGVTFDPVTASASVILSEDDLAVTVEHNGLLTWKDYQVNKEIGFRVLCSQEFSSGQHYWEVQTPENEDSNWAVGVTYKNSHNHYQSLGQDSSSWCVRWQNKAEDKDNDKMANNMEGTKDGEVILPNSLAKEGAIKLKVPNLESKKNKLEAYLKDDKSHEGLPQDKNKRERNQALMEDVAEGEEKVSDLTEENKCTLTTMQEDKNIPKQSGTGFFASHQQEMNLISQKPPRKIGVLLDFDRGWLSFFLVSNSKVKLCYRFQALFSAPLCPTIWLRDPESTMIISK; from the exons ATGGCCTCCAATTCATCCATTATCCCACTGCTTCTTCCAGAAGATGAGCTATTATGCGCTATCTGCCAGACGCTCCTGAAGAATCCTGTGACTATACCATGTGGGCACAACTTTTGCATGACCTGCATCAGCAAACACTGGAAATTAGCCTTTGCATCCATTTACTGCCCCTACTGCCGCATAAAGTTCCCCTCAAAGCCGGTCCTAAAGACCAACACAGTTCTCTGTGCAATCATGGAGCATGTTGGGAAGGTGTTTCCAACATCTGAGATTGTCTTGGTTCCAGATGAAAAACCTATCTGTAACATCTGTGAGGAGGGAAGGGAGCTATCAGCAGTCAAGACCTGTGTGACATGCCTGGCTAGCTTTTGCAGTGTGCACTCCACACCCCATATGAATAGCCAAGTGCTAGCCAAACACTGCCTGTGCACACCAGTTTCAGACATCAAGGATCTGCTGTGTAAGAAGCACAGCAAAGTGCTTGAGGTGTTCTGCATGAACCATGGGGCTGCCATCTGTTGGCAGTGTACAGAAAAGCACCGCAAGTGCAACATGCGCTCAGTGGAAGAAATGAGGACAGACTGGAAG GCTGCAATTGAGCCAGTGGCAACAGAAGCTCAGGACAGAAAGGAGGCCACTAGTGAACTCTTGGAAGCTCTGAATACTATGTCAGAGGGTATAAAG AATGCTGCAGTAAAGATGACTGAAGATATGCAGCTCTGCTTTGAAGCACTGATGAACACCATTAACCATGCCCAGAACAGAGCCATATCCTTTATAGAAGCAGAGAAGATGGAGGCTCtccaaaaaacagaaaagcagaaGGAACGGTTGGATGATCATTTGCTTTCCATATCACTGCTCATGGATAAGATTGATGAGTGCATAAACAATGATTCATACTTCAACTTTCTTCTG CCTCTACCACTACTGCCTGCAGAGGTTGGTCAACTGCAGGATGTTCAACTGGATGGTCAATCTGTGGAGAGGATGATATTAGATATTCAACAACTTAACAGTAGTCTGGAATCTCAGCTCAGCACCATGCtgcagagaagagaggaaataCGAGAGAAAG atATGACATCAGACGACTTCAGAGTTGTCAGCGGCCGCAGCAAAAAACGCAGCAACCTTTTGAAAT ATTCCAGCGGCGTGACCTTTGATCCAGTCACTGCTAGTGCATCTGTGATTCTCTCTGAGGATGACCTGGCTGTCACAGTGGAACACAATGGGTTACTTACCTGGAAAGACTACCAAGTCAACAAGGAGATAGGCTTCAGGGTCCTGTGCTCTCAAGAGTTTAGCAGTGGGCAGCACTACTGGGAGGTTCAGACGCCGGAGAACGAAGACAGCAACTGGGCCGTGGGTGTGACGTATAAAAACAGTCACAACCATTACCAGAGCTTGGGCCAAGACAGCAGCTCCTGGTGTGTCAGGTGGCAGAACAAAGCGGAAGACAAGGATAATGACAAGATGGCTAACAATATGGAAGGAACAAAAGATGGTGAAGTAATATTACCAAACTCACTGGCTAAGGAAGGTGCCATAAAACTCAAGGTGCCCAATCTGGaatcaaagaaaaataaattggaAGCATACCTGAAAGATGATAAGAGCCATGAAGGTCTTCCACAGGACAagaacaaaagagaaagaaaccaaGCTCTGATGGAAGATGTAGCGGAAGGAGAGGAAAAAGTGTCTGATTTAACAGAGGAGAACAAATGCACTTTAACAACTATGCAGGAGGACAAAAATATCCCAAAACAGTCAGGCACTGGATTCTTTGCCTCCCATCAGCAGGAGATGAACCTGATCTCCCAGAAGCCCCCTAGGAAGATTGGTGTGTTGTTGGACTTTGACAGAGGGTGGTTGTCGTTTTTCTTGGTGTCTAACTCTAAAGTCAAGCTCTGCTACAGGTTTCAGGCCCTGTTTTCTGCTCCTCTCTGCCCCACCATATGGCTAAGAGATCCAGAGAGCACAATGATTATTAGCAAATGA
- the LOC128625213 gene encoding E3 ubiquitin/ISG15 ligase TRIM25 isoform X1 has translation MPNCRGNYTTLADSSSEEMASNSSIIPLLLPEDELLCAICQTLLKNPVTIPCGHNFCMTCISKHWKLAFASIYCPYCRIKFPSKPVLKTNTVLCAIMEHVGKVFPTSEIVLVPDEKPICNICEEGRELSAVKTCVTCLASFCSVHSTPHMNSQVLAKHCLCTPVSDIKDLLCKKHSKVLEVFCMNHGAAICWQCTEKHRKCNMRSVEEMRTDWKAAIEPVATEAQDRKEATSELLEALNTMSEGIKNAAVKMTEDMQLCFEALMNTINHAQNRAISFIEAEKMEALQKTEKQKERLDDHLLSISLLMDKIDECINNDSYFNFLLPLPLLPAEVGQLQDVQLDGQSVERMILDIQQLNSSLESQLSTMLQRREEIREKDMTSDDFRVVSGRSKKRSNLLKYSSGVTFDPVTASASVILSEDDLAVTVEHNGLLTWKDYQVNKEIGFRVLCSQEFSSGQHYWEVQTPENEDSNWAVGVTYKNSHNHYQSLGQDSSSWCVRWQNKAEDKDNDKMANNMEGTKDGEVILPNSLAKEGAIKLKVPNLESKKNKLEAYLKDDKSHEGLPQDKNKRERNQALMEDVAEGEEKVSDLTEENKCTLTTMQEDKNIPKQSGTGFFASHQQEMNLISQKPPRKIGVLLDFDRGWLSFFLVSNSKVKLCYRFQALFSAPLCPTIWLRDPESTMIISK, from the exons atgccaaattgtcgtggaaattacacaacactcgcagactcgtcctctgaag AGATGGCCTCCAATTCATCCATTATCCCACTGCTTCTTCCAGAAGATGAGCTATTATGCGCTATCTGCCAGACGCTCCTGAAGAATCCTGTGACTATACCATGTGGGCACAACTTTTGCATGACCTGCATCAGCAAACACTGGAAATTAGCCTTTGCATCCATTTACTGCCCCTACTGCCGCATAAAGTTCCCCTCAAAGCCGGTCCTAAAGACCAACACAGTTCTCTGTGCAATCATGGAGCATGTTGGGAAGGTGTTTCCAACATCTGAGATTGTCTTGGTTCCAGATGAAAAACCTATCTGTAACATCTGTGAGGAGGGAAGGGAGCTATCAGCAGTCAAGACCTGTGTGACATGCCTGGCTAGCTTTTGCAGTGTGCACTCCACACCCCATATGAATAGCCAAGTGCTAGCCAAACACTGCCTGTGCACACCAGTTTCAGACATCAAGGATCTGCTGTGTAAGAAGCACAGCAAAGTGCTTGAGGTGTTCTGCATGAACCATGGGGCTGCCATCTGTTGGCAGTGTACAGAAAAGCACCGCAAGTGCAACATGCGCTCAGTGGAAGAAATGAGGACAGACTGGAAG GCTGCAATTGAGCCAGTGGCAACAGAAGCTCAGGACAGAAAGGAGGCCACTAGTGAACTCTTGGAAGCTCTGAATACTATGTCAGAGGGTATAAAG AATGCTGCAGTAAAGATGACTGAAGATATGCAGCTCTGCTTTGAAGCACTGATGAACACCATTAACCATGCCCAGAACAGAGCCATATCCTTTATAGAAGCAGAGAAGATGGAGGCTCtccaaaaaacagaaaagcagaaGGAACGGTTGGATGATCATTTGCTTTCCATATCACTGCTCATGGATAAGATTGATGAGTGCATAAACAATGATTCATACTTCAACTTTCTTCTG CCTCTACCACTACTGCCTGCAGAGGTTGGTCAACTGCAGGATGTTCAACTGGATGGTCAATCTGTGGAGAGGATGATATTAGATATTCAACAACTTAACAGTAGTCTGGAATCTCAGCTCAGCACCATGCtgcagagaagagaggaaataCGAGAGAAAG atATGACATCAGACGACTTCAGAGTTGTCAGCGGCCGCAGCAAAAAACGCAGCAACCTTTTGAAAT ATTCCAGCGGCGTGACCTTTGATCCAGTCACTGCTAGTGCATCTGTGATTCTCTCTGAGGATGACCTGGCTGTCACAGTGGAACACAATGGGTTACTTACCTGGAAAGACTACCAAGTCAACAAGGAGATAGGCTTCAGGGTCCTGTGCTCTCAAGAGTTTAGCAGTGGGCAGCACTACTGGGAGGTTCAGACGCCGGAGAACGAAGACAGCAACTGGGCCGTGGGTGTGACGTATAAAAACAGTCACAACCATTACCAGAGCTTGGGCCAAGACAGCAGCTCCTGGTGTGTCAGGTGGCAGAACAAAGCGGAAGACAAGGATAATGACAAGATGGCTAACAATATGGAAGGAACAAAAGATGGTGAAGTAATATTACCAAACTCACTGGCTAAGGAAGGTGCCATAAAACTCAAGGTGCCCAATCTGGaatcaaagaaaaataaattggaAGCATACCTGAAAGATGATAAGAGCCATGAAGGTCTTCCACAGGACAagaacaaaagagaaagaaaccaaGCTCTGATGGAAGATGTAGCGGAAGGAGAGGAAAAAGTGTCTGATTTAACAGAGGAGAACAAATGCACTTTAACAACTATGCAGGAGGACAAAAATATCCCAAAACAGTCAGGCACTGGATTCTTTGCCTCCCATCAGCAGGAGATGAACCTGATCTCCCAGAAGCCCCCTAGGAAGATTGGTGTGTTGTTGGACTTTGACAGAGGGTGGTTGTCGTTTTTCTTGGTGTCTAACTCTAAAGTCAAGCTCTGCTACAGGTTTCAGGCCCTGTTTTCTGCTCCTCTCTGCCCCACCATATGGCTAAGAGATCCAGAGAGCACAATGATTATTAGCAAATGA